A single region of the Arthrobacter sp. zg-Y20 genome encodes:
- a CDS encoding thioester domain-containing protein — protein MYCIDIRNPTYTGLGYENGSWDESNVPNIGYVNRVLNSYYPDQPGLPEAANDNIRAAAVQAAVWFFSDGYVLEDTDSIRALTAQIVTDVLAAGPLTEPPAPDVSITPPVAAGPVDGVAGPFTVTSGTVTELTVGVTPGYTLYTDAAGTVPLVGTTVPAGTQLWVRNTAQTTDPAQLTATAVVPVQTANVYLYAGTNPQVTTAQKLILAADSQVESNAQATAEFFIPGDLVVNKIFAGEGAGLQGAITLNVTCGAAGVFVIEIPAGTAATVSQTIPNLPVGTVCEVSEPVTGSNTQVTVTPVLPGTVTITANGPNVLDVANTVDLNPGSLTVVKSVRGAAAGLQGDITVIVTCDAVGIEEALTIPAGSAAGDYAGTITDIPAGTGSPTFPRALHARSRCPKPVLPNWWRWPPVFRKWLRSSRAVTSRRWSPMTCPTSTVHSC, from the coding sequence ATGTATTGCATCGACATCCGTAACCCCACCTATACGGGGCTCGGGTACGAGAACGGTAGCTGGGATGAGTCCAACGTCCCCAACATCGGCTACGTGAACCGCGTATTGAACAGCTACTATCCGGACCAGCCAGGGCTTCCGGAAGCGGCTAACGACAACATCCGGGCCGCAGCAGTCCAGGCTGCAGTCTGGTTCTTCAGTGACGGCTACGTGCTTGAGGACACGGATTCCATCCGGGCACTCACCGCGCAGATTGTCACCGACGTCCTGGCCGCGGGACCGCTCACTGAACCTCCCGCTCCAGATGTCAGCATTACGCCCCCGGTAGCTGCAGGTCCTGTGGACGGAGTGGCGGGTCCCTTCACGGTCACGTCCGGCACGGTTACGGAGCTCACCGTTGGAGTTACCCCGGGATACACCCTTTACACCGACGCGGCGGGAACCGTCCCCCTTGTAGGGACAACTGTGCCGGCAGGAACGCAGTTGTGGGTACGGAACACTGCGCAGACAACCGATCCGGCGCAGCTCACTGCCACGGCAGTGGTTCCCGTACAAACGGCAAACGTTTATCTCTATGCCGGCACTAATCCACAGGTCACAACGGCGCAGAAACTCATTCTGGCGGCGGATTCGCAGGTTGAATCAAACGCACAGGCGACGGCCGAGTTCTTCATTCCGGGCGACTTGGTGGTCAATAAGATTTTCGCCGGAGAAGGTGCCGGACTGCAGGGTGCCATTACCCTGAACGTTACCTGCGGGGCTGCGGGTGTTTTCGTCATTGAAATCCCGGCCGGTACCGCAGCAACGGTATCCCAGACCATTCCCAACCTGCCGGTCGGTACGGTCTGTGAGGTGAGTGAGCCGGTGACGGGATCCAACACACAGGTGACTGTCACACCGGTTCTGCCGGGTACGGTCACTATTACCGCCAACGGACCGAACGTGCTCGACGTAGCCAACACTGTGGACCTCAATCCGGGGTCCTTGACCGTTGTGAAGTCGGTGAGGGGCGCCGCCGCCGGCCTGCAGGGTGATATCACGGTGATAGTGACCTGCGATGCCGTGGGTATCGAAGAAGCCCTCACCATTCCGGCGGGCAGCGCTGCAGGTGACTACGCGGGAACGATCACCGACATTCCCGCGGGCACTGGATCACCGACATTCCCGCGGGCACTGCATGCACGGTCACGGTGCCCCAAACCGGTGCTACCGAACTGGTGGCGTTGGCCACCGGTCTTCCGGAAGTGGTTGAGATCCAGCCGGGCGGTGACGTCCAGGCGCTGGTCACCAATGACGTGTCCAACGTCTACGGTTCACTCGTGCTGA
- a CDS encoding DUF5979 domain-containing protein, translated as MVEIQPGGDVQALVTNDVSNVYGSLVLTKTITGPGAGLQSDVRIVVTCGDSFTEEILIPAGTQAGDQITAFDRVPAGSSCTVTEPASGANSSVTVDSVLPETVTVLGGASVNAEVTNTYSVLGRDALAKTGVNGANWVWTAGICILALGTFLVFVSVRRRTQ; from the coding sequence GTGGTTGAGATCCAGCCGGGCGGTGACGTCCAGGCGCTGGTCACCAATGACGTGTCCAACGTCTACGGTTCACTCGTGCTGACCAAAACCATCACCGGCCCGGGAGCAGGTCTCCAAAGCGACGTGCGGATTGTTGTCACTTGCGGGGATTCATTCACTGAGGAGATCCTCATTCCGGCGGGAACCCAGGCAGGAGACCAGATCACCGCGTTTGACCGTGTGCCGGCCGGCAGCTCGTGCACAGTCACTGAACCCGCCTCTGGCGCGAATTCCTCGGTGACGGTGGATTCGGTTCTCCCGGAAACGGTCACGGTCCTAGGCGGCGCATCCGTCAACGCGGAGGTCACGAACACGTACTCCGTGCTGGGCAGGGACGCACTGGCGAAAACCGGCGTGAACGGCGCTAACTGGGTGTGGACTGCCGGTATCTGCATTCTGGCTCTTGGCACCTTCCTCGTTTTCGTTTCGGTTCGGCGCCGAACCCAGTAG